Proteins from one Podospora pseudoanserina strain CBS 124.78 chromosome 1, whole genome shotgun sequence genomic window:
- the ERV46 gene encoding ER-derived vesicles protein erv46 (COG:U; EggNog:ENOG503NVB2) translates to MAAKSRFTKLDAFTKTVEDARIRTTSGGIVTIVSLIVVFFLAWGEWQDYRRIEIHPELIVDKGRGERMEIHLNVSFPRVPCELLTLDVMDVSGEQQHGVQHGVVKTRLRPLSEGGGVIEAKALALHARDEEAAHLDPNYCGPCYGAAPPVHAQKPNCCQTCDEVKEAYAAQAWAFGRGEGIEQCEREHYAEKLDEQRNEGCRIEGNVRVNKVIGNFHIAPGKSFSNGNMHVHDLKNYWDTPVKHTFTHEIHHLRFGPQLPDGLAKKLGKNKALPWTNHHVNPLDNTHQETDDVNYNFMYFIKIVPTSYLPLGWEKTWQGFKDQHHKELGSFGQSADGSLETHQYSVTSHRRSLSGGDDGSEGHKERLHAKGGIPGVFFSYDISPMKVINREERPKSFLGFLAGLCAIVGGTLTVAAAVDRALFEGGIKLKKLRSKDL, encoded by the exons ATGGCTGCGAAATCGAGATTCACAAAGCTCGATGCTTTTAcaaagacggtggaggatgcgCGAATCAGGACGACGTCGGGTGGTATCGTTACCATCGTCTCGTTGATTGTGGTGTTCTTCCTGGCTTGGGGAGAATGGCAGGACTACAGGAGGATAGAGATCCATCCCGAGCTGATTGTTGACAAGGGGAGAG GCGAGCGCATGGAGATTCACCTCAACGTCAGCTTCCCACGAGTGCCCTGCGAGCTGCTGACCCTCGATGTCATGGATGTATCTGGCGAGCAACAACACGGCGTCCAACACGGTGTCGTCAAGACTAGACTGCGTCCTCTCAGTGAGGGTGGCGGTGTTATCGAAGCCAAGGCTCTGGCTCTCCATGCTCGCGACGAAGAAGCTGCCCACCTCGATCCCAACTACTGCGGTCCCTGCTATGGCGCTGCTCCCCCTGTCCACGCGCAAAAGCCCAACTGCTGCCAAACATGcgacgaggtcaaggaggcgTATGCCGCTCAGGCTTGGGCTTTCGGTAGGGGCGAGGGTATCGAGCAGTGCGAGCGCGAGCACTACGCTGAGAAACTCGACGAGCAGCGCAATGAGGGCTGTCGCATCGAGGGTAACGTTCGTGTGAACAAGGTCATTGGCAACTTCCATATTGCCCCTGGCAAGAGTTTCAGCAACGGAAATATGCACGTCCACGACCTCAAGAACTATTGGGACACGCCTGTTAAGCACACCTTCACCCACGAGATCCATCATCTGCGCTTCGGCCCGCAGCTTCCTGATGGTCTGGCGAAGAAGCTTGGCAAGAATAAGGCTCTACCATGGACCAACCACCACGTCAACCCCCTTGACAACACTCACCAGGAGACCGATGATGTCAACTACAACTTCATGTACTTCATCAAGATTGTGCCCACCTCTTATCTTCCTCTCGGCTGGGAGAAGACATGGCAGGGGTTCAAGGACCAGCACCACAAAGAGCTGGGTTCGTTTGGTCAATCGGCCGATGGCAGCCTTGAGACTCACCAGTATTCGGTTACCAGCCATAGGCGCAGCTTatctggtggtgatgatggttctGAGGGCCACAAGGAGCGCCTCCACGCCAAGGGTGGTATTCCcggcgtcttcttctcctaT GACATCTCCCCCATGAAGGTTATCAACAGAGAGGAAAGGCCAAAGTCGTTCCTCGGTTTCCTGGCTGGTCTCTGTGCCATCGTCGGTGGTACCCTGACCGTGGCCGCTGCTGTCGACCGTGCTCTGTTTGAGGGTGGTATAAAGCTCAAGAAGCTGAGGTCCAAGGATCTATAA
- a CDS encoding hypothetical protein (COG:G; EggNog:ENOG503P2TY): MLASPRLVYLLKFAGPALIVVWLVAYMVSDQPAYNSVVRQFKSERDIFITDFLDHDVGGQLDGSSISELCASKTWTPGLMLSCDPQSGGFGQVKDAHLNCIRFAIEAGAELVLPRIIKRDDKNVANTRPKNGGGPYIGEFIDYLFDYEYLNQTLSEHCPQLKLYRSMNELWDVPQVQSARKISLQDVGAKLNGSVIEDMNTLSEQIKSYIDRAEDPETRPFPIRFSSDVISSVFPTAYGNPELAKNFGRLLRPRKDARVLAAIALYNLHKKYQLNLDPKQGFQHSTFPGLHLRTEADATPIFPPFDDQVSTLVELVTNSTAGFAFVATGETEERRRKLSKKAEAVGVTMVYKQDLMLDEPEGRELLEQLTWDQRALVDYEIMLRAGLTVGLSGSIFDWNIALRRHSVPGADGEPQSLATSSPIQHQDRYSILLGSSEKADTLRATIWP; this comes from the exons ATGCTGGCCTCCCCGCGCCTCGTTTATCTGCTCAAGTTCGCCGGTCCGGCACTGATTGTCGTATGGTTGGTCGCCTACATGGTCTCGGACCAGCCGGCGTATAACAGCGTCGTTCGCCAGTTCAAAAGCGAAAGGGATATCTTCATCACGGATTTCTTGGATCACGATGTTGGCGGACAACTAGATGGCAGTAGTATCTCGGAGCTATGCGCGAGCAAGACTTGGACACCAGGGTTGATGCTGTCTTGTGATCCCCAATCTGGAGGTTTTGGCCAAGTCAAAGACGCGCATCTGAACTGCATTCGCTTCGCTATCGAGGCTGGTG CCGAGTTGGTTCTTCCCCGGATCATCAAGCGCGACGATAAGAACGTTGCGAATACCCGGCCCAAGAACGGCGGCGGTCCCTACATCGGGGAGTTTATCGACTACTTGTTCGACTATGAATACCTCAACCAAACGCTATCGGAACACTGCCCGCAGCTGAAATTATATCGATCCATGAACGAGCTTTGGGATGTGCCACAGGTGCAATCAGCTCGGAAGATTAGCTTACAAGATGTTGGAGCTAAACTGAATGGCTCCGTTATTGAGGACATGAATACGTTGTCGGAGCAGATCAAGTCGTACATCGACAGGGCAGAGGACCCAGAGACACGTCCGTTTCCCATACGGTTCAGCTCCGATGTGATAAGCTCGGTTTTCCCAACAGCATATGGGAACCCagagctggccaagaacTTTGGCCGTCTTCTACGGCCGCGTAAAGACGCCAGAGTGCTCGCCGCTATTGCGCTGTACAATCTGCACAAGAAATATCAACTGAATCTGGACCCTAAGCAGGGTTTCCAGCACAGCACTTTCCCCGGACTACATCTCAGGACAGAGGCGGATGCGACTCCTATCTTTCCACCCTTCGACGACCAGGTCTCTACCTTGGTCGAGCTTGTCACCAACTCAACGGCCGGCTTTGCTTTTGTTGCCACGGGAGAAACAGAAGAGCGCAGACGAAAGTTATCCAAAAAGGCCGAGGCGGTGGGCGTGACGATGGTATACAAGCAGGATTTAATGCTGGATGAACCGGAAGGCCGAGAGCTTCTCGAGCAACTCACATGGGACCAGCGTGCGCTCGTCGACTACGAGATCATGCTTCGGGCTGGACTGACCGTTGGCCTGAGCGGCTCCATCTTTGACTGGAACATCGCACTCAGGCGGCATTCTGTACCAGGAGCAGACGGAGAGCCACAGTCTCtcgccaccagctcccctATCCAACATCAGGATAGGTATTCCATCCTTCTTGGATCTTCAGAAAAGGCAGACACATTGAGGGCGACAATATGGCCATGA
- the RTG2 gene encoding retrograde regulation protein 2 (COG:F; COG:P; EggNog:ENOG503NU0J) yields the protein MSSTVDIVTIGNYKEKLPRWDPNSKNHRYALVDMGSNGIRFSVSDLCPPRARLLKCLYRERAAISLFDALNRPSTSAHGDHPLVFPDETIKQVSQTLARFRSIAVDSYDVPPSQLIVFATEAMRRAENAASMLEAIRAEAPDLSVHILSPQVETLFGAVGARSSFVDVKGLILDLGGGSVQMTWMDTSGTSGHQEDQGQPLPEVEAAVAGQSLPFGAARLIKILDTAHVDVQTSEKAKLQDGMAKAFQTLCAKFPTLAQLAAEARGKEAGIDIFLCGGGFRGYGSMIMHNNPIQPYPIPSIGSYTASGQLFNKTKEMLKVNKSFEGKIFGMSKRRRAQFPAIVTVVEALIAAVPPIRSATFCSGGNREGALLMMLPREIRNSNPLSLPDDVESSIPSGPAQGGTTLQALLSTLHSAFPPGFDLTSVASVFSLQLGPLYASHIWCRMGESDAANASSALHDAINHPDSPGLTHLARAVLAVTLCARWGANLGPIDQQLQRNLRELVDAADPNAGFWADYTGAVTAALATVIPAWPKSNEAIRDKISFRSSAEQGKRYKLHLEITISKEASRGLDLDDLRELFKKVGKHGDEKKKFIVTVNVLA from the exons ATGTCCTCCACCGTCGATATTGTCACTATTGGCAATTACAAGGAGAAGCTGCCGAGATGGGAtcccaacagcaaaaaccACCGCTATGCCCTGGTTGACATGGGAAG CAATGGCATTCGATTCTCTGTCTCGGATCTCTGCCCTCCTCGGGCCCGCCTGCTCAAGTGTCTCTACCGAGAAAGGGCGGCCATCTCGTTGTTCGATGCCCTGAACCGGCCATCAACATCGGCACATGGCGACCATCCCTTGGTCTTCCCCGATGAGACAATCAAGCAAGTCTCGCAGACACTGGCACGCTTCAGGTCTATTGCTGTCGACAGCTATGATGTGCCTCCCAGTCAGCTGATCGTCTTTGCGACAGAAGCCATGCGCCGGGCCGAGAATGCCGCGTCTATGCTCGAGGCGATACGTGCCGAGGCTCCCGATCTGAGCGTGCATATCCTTTCGCCTCAAGTCGAGACCCTCTTTGGCGCCGTGGGGGCTCGGTCAAGTTTTGTTGATGTGAAGGGCTTGATTCTCGATCTCGGCGGCGGTAGTGTTCAGATGACGTGGATGGACACGTCTGGTACTTCTGGGCATCAAGAGGACCAGGGACAGCCTCTCCCTGAGGTGGAAGCAGCGGTTGCGGGACAGAGTCTGCCGTTTGGAGCTGCTCGCCTCATCAAGATTCTCGATACCGCCCACGTTGATGTGCAGACGTCCGAAAAAGCCAAGCTCCAAGATGGCATGGCTAAGGCTTTTCAGACACTGTGCGCCAAGTttcccaccctcgcccagcttgctgctgaggcgagggggaaggaggcgggGATCGATATCTTTCTCTGCGGCGGAGGGTTCCGGGGTTACGGAAGCATGATCATGCACAACAATCCCATCCAGCCCTATCCGATCCCATCAATCGGATCATACACGGCCTCTGGACAGCTCTTCAACAAAACCAAGGAGATGCTTAAAGTCAACAAGTCTTTTGAAGGCAAAATCTTTGGCATGTCAAAACGCAGACGTGCCCAGTTTCCAGCCATTGTCACTGTTGTTGAAGCTCTCATTGCAGCAGTGCCCCCTATACGTTCAGCAACGTTCTGCTCAGGGGGCAACCGGGAGGGTGcgttgctgatgatgctaCCTCGGGAAATCAGGAACAGCAATCCTTTGTCACTTCCAGATGACGTTGAGAGCTCAATTCCTTCGGGTCCAGCACAAGGTGGCACAACCCTACAAGCCCTCCTCAGCACCTTGCACTCGGCATTTCCGCCCGGTTTCGACTTGACCAGCGTAGCCAGCGTCTTCAGTCTGCAGCTTGGTCCCCTTTACGCCAGCCACATTTGGTGTCGAATGGGCGAGAGTGATGCTGCCAACGCGTCTTCTGCTCTCCACGATGCCATCAACCATCCTGACTCACCGGGTCTGACGCATCTGGCTCGCGCGGTTTTGGCTGTGACACTCTGCGCACGCTGGGGCGCAAACCTGGGCCCTATCGATCAACAGCTCCAGCGGAATCTTCGCGAGCTTGTCGATGCGGCAGATCCGAACGCTGGTTTCTGGGCAGACTACACGGGGGCTGTAACGGCAGCACTGGCAACAGTCATTCCAGCGTGGCCCAAGTCTAATGAGGCCATCAGGGACAAGATCTCGTTCCGTTCCAGCGCTGAGCAGGGGAAGAGGTACAAGTTACATCTCGAGATCACCATCAGCAAAGAGGCCTCGAGAGGTCTCGATCTTGACGACTTGAGGGAGTTGTTCAAGAAGGTCGGGAAGCATGGtgacgaaaagaagaagtttATCGTCACAGTCAATGTACTTGCTTGA
- a CDS encoding hypothetical protein (EggNog:ENOG503P5F2; COG:J) gives MSTSQETPVLRLPSTPPPPILTLTPKTHTTIEIRPFHIFDARPVARIANNPRIASCMRNTFPYPYTSKDANHWLLIATRSYSDPETKPTKSGKPLLLDYAIIVNGVLVGDIGLKPLWDVESDTFEIGYWLGEEFWGVGIMTAVLKEFIAWIWEQFPTVRRLEAMVFDFNEGSKKVLSRVGFVQEGVKREAVRKGDKIHDMVVFGLLRREWTTQVLSVSGEP, from the coding sequence atgtCCACCTCCCAAGAGACTCCGGTTCTGAGGCTCCCatcgacccctccaccaccaatcctgaccctcacccccaaaacccacacAACCATCGAGATTCGCCCCTTTCATATTTTCGATGCCCGCCCTGTCGCCCGCAtagccaacaacccccgcATCGCCTCTTGCATGCGGAATACATTCCCGTACCCCTACACATCCAAAGATGCCAATCACTGGCTTCTCATCGCTACCAGATCTTATTCAGATCCGGAAACTAAACCGACCAAATCCGGTAAACCTCTTCTCTTGGACtacgccatcatcgtcaatgGCGTACTCGTCGGCGATATCGGCCTCAAGCCTCTCTGGGATGTCGAATCCGACACTTTTGAGATCGGGTACTGGCTAGGAGAAGAGTTCTGGGGCGTGGGGATCATGACGGCGGTTTTGAAGGAGTTTATCGCTTGGATTTGGGAGCAGTTTCCGACTGTTAGGAGGTTAGAGGCCATGGTGTTTGACTTCAATGAAGGTAGTAAGAAGGTGTTGAGCAGGGTTGGGTTCGTTCAAGAGGGTGTGAAACGGGAGGCGGTGAGGAAGGGTGACAAGATACATGAtatggttgtttttgggctGTTGAGGCGGGAGTGGACTACACAGGTGCTTAGTGTCTCGGGGGAGCCATGA
- a CDS encoding hypothetical protein (EggNog:ENOG503P3AD) has product MSDHLWSTFILYLQDPKVTPFRMGKSCLPPDGVCLRVAREAKRSWKGAKALTKKTNVSDGRKSGSTTPTAENSSTFIQWPHTCAATRVHLRELCRQKAAAGAKNPRFLPRSTTPFAQAAARHSNMRPALAHEPLQFATQDMSLSLALSTAESMQPTGPLAQLTGSTPEPVEEEQSNATEPFPLAPAFDMPIISPNIETFEGGPGFAECQRLGSPFGAKSYGPSSSGSLATVLGLSGPMPRRQSQTLGSRRTLQSPVRMSRSGTQKRRHTQSSVPRVRPSIGADLWLDPNFSMNSTGDARADREFCSTASSHHDELFIPRIPPVPTLSSSTSMPNVGGQLLEPPALQPPRLGSPFKGHRATRSSFSFPSRMHRAQSGSVDLGMLGRPFATIQQPSAESSTSPVRSNLAGRLAYLDQRLKEIRQREANRRSQSPL; this is encoded by the coding sequence ATGAGCGACCATTTGTGGTCAACGTTTATCCTGTATCTCCAGGACCCCAAGGTGACACCTTTCCGGATGGGCAAGAGCTGCCTCCCACCTGACGGTGTCTGCCTTCGCGTGGCGCGCGAAGCAAAGAGAAGTTGGAAGGGCGCCAAAGctttgacgaagaagaccaaCGTGAGCGATGGAAGGAAGAGTGGCAGCACTACACCCACCGCCGAGAACAGCAGCACATTTATCCAGTGGCCTCACACTTGCGCCGCGACCCGAGTTCACCTGCGGGAGCTGTGCAGACAGAAAGCTGCGGCGGGCGCGAAGAACCCACGCTTCCTCCCTCGCAGCACGACCCCTTTTGCGCAAGCTGCTGCGCGTCACTCCAACATGCGCCCGGCGCTGGCGCATGAGCCTCTTCAATTCGCGACCCAGGACATGTCTCTGTCTCTTGCCTTGAGCACAGCAGAAAGCATGCAACCAACTGGTCCCCTGGCGCAACTCACGGGCTCAACCCCTGAgcctgtggaggaggagcaatcTAATGCTACTGAGCCCTTCCCACTGGCACCGGCTTTTGACATGCCGATTATCAGCCCAAATATCGAGACTTTCGAGGGCGGGCCTGGTTTCGCCGAGTGCCAACGTTTGGGATCCCCCTTTGGCGCGAAGAGCTATGGACCCAGCTCCTCGGGATCGCTTGCCACCGTGCTTGGCTTGAGTGGACCAATGCCTCGCAGACAGAGCCAGACACTTGGCTCTCGCCGCACACTCCAGTCACCAGTACGAATGAGCAGGTCGGGTACTCAAAAGCGACGTCACACCCAATCCAGCGTTCCTCGCGTACGACCTAGCATCGGCGCTGATCTGTGGCTCGACCCCAACTTCAGCATGAACTCCACGGGCGACGCTCGTGCCGACCGGGAATTCTGTTCCACAGCGTCGAGCCACCACGATGAGCTGTTCATCCCAAGGATACCTCCGGTACCTACCCTGAGCTCGTCCACTAGCATGCCCAACGTGGGAGGCCAGTTGTTGGAACCTCCAGCTCTCCAGCCTCCCCGTCTTGGCTCTCCATTCAAGGGTCACCGAGCGACCCGCTCGAGCTTCAGCTTCCCCAGCAGAATGCACCGGGCGCAAAGCGGCAGTGTCGACCTCGGCATGCTTGGGCGACCATTTGCCACTATCCAACAGCCCTCGGCCGAGTCGAGTACCTCTCCCGTACGATCCAATCTTGCCGGCCGCCTGGCTTACCTTGACCAGCGCCTCAAGGAGATTCGGCAGAGGGAAGCGAACCGTCGATCTCAGTCACCGTTGTAG
- a CDS encoding hypothetical protein (COG:S; EggNog:ENOG503NWWT), which translates to MGCLDPLSFEKGPACPCSFFSSSCSPPRRSTQAWVIDSPNFNNASKSAKPKTASPNTTPLPLHLRLLFWTCPSECDYTCQHIITSTRLSRNEPVVQFHGKWPFYRLLGMQEPFSVLFSLGNFWAHHDGLHNHILKKIPATYSMRPYYVWLARIGMASWFFSAVFHTRDFRVTEELDYFAAGASVLYGMYYTVVRVFRLDRVSKRGVRKSWTGTCVGLYLAHVGYLKGVGWDYGYNMGANVAVGVVQNVLWTWFSVRRYNREGKGWMVWPGLVVMWVVAAMSLELLDFAPVWGCLDAHSLWHLGTIGPAVVFYRFLVRDSEEVLRREGRLKA; encoded by the exons ATGGGCTGTTTA GATCCCCTCTCTTTCGAAAAGGGGCCTGCTTGCCCttgctccttcttttcttcatccTGTTCACCACCACGACGGTCTACGCAAGCGTGGGTGATCGACTCCCCGAATTTCAACAATGCGTCCAA GTCTGCAAAACCGAAAACtgcctcccccaacaccacccccctcccgctccacctccgcctcctgtTTTGGACCTGCCCCTCCGAATGCGACTACACCTGCCagcacatcatcacctccacccgCCTCTCCCGCAATGAGCCAGTGGTGCAATTCCACGGTAAATGGCCCTTCTaccgcctcctcggcatgcAAGAGCCCTTCTCCGTGCTCTTCTCTCTCGGCAACTTCTGGGCTCACCACGACGGTCTGCACAACCACATCCTGAAGAAAATCCCAGCCACCTACTCGATGAGGCCGTACTACGTCTGGCTAGCGAGGATAGGGATGGCGAGCTGGTTTTTCAGCGCGGTGTTTCATACTAGGGATTTCAGGGTCACGGAAGAATTGGATTATTTCGCTGCTGGGGCGAGTGTGCTTTATGGGATGTATTATACTGTTGTGAGGGTGTTTCGGTTGGATAGGGTGAGcaaaaggggggtgaggaaaTCATGGACGGGGACGTGTGTGGGACTGTATTTGGCGCATGTTGGGTatttgaagggggtggggtgggacTATGGGTATAATATGGGGGCTAATGTTGCGGTTGGGGTGGTGCAGAATGTGCTCTGGACGTGGTTTAGCGTGAGGAGGTATAatagggaggggaaggggtggatggtgtggcccgggttggtggtgatgtgggtggtggcggcgatgagtttggagttgttggattTTGCGCCGGTGTGGGGGTGTTTGGATGCGCATAGTCTTTGGCATTTGGGGACAATTGGGCCGGCAGTGGTGTTTTATCGGTTTTTGGTGAGGGATagtgaggaggtgttgaggagggaggggaggctgaAGGCTTAG